A genomic segment from Muntiacus reevesi chromosome 15, mMunRee1.1, whole genome shotgun sequence encodes:
- the LOC136147247 gene encoding uncharacterized protein isoform X2 translates to MEFRSARLAVLQLLRTVAPADLPALLQWMRTTRDFDEFTQDNNDVILKNIAEDLRNCLPLETMLSSEHLALQKIQQQPEPTVHVDAFLYDEDFIDSLCEEGKMSRNYCMVCGSHRTAPLGFISHSFSLMELKFIYHHVLPDLSGKVLVDVGSRLGTVLYGGYLYSSASQLYGVELNGDFCQLQEMIIKKYQFTDRIKVLHADVCTQGLLLQNADVIIMNNVFEYFLNETEQARYHLCCICFCHPHF, encoded by the exons ATGGAATTCCGCTCCGCGCGGCTCGCAGTACTGCAACTACTCCGTACGGTGGCTCCGGCGGACCTCCCCGCGCTTCTCCAGTGGATGCGAACTACCC gagaTTTTGATGAATTCACTCAAGACAATAATGATGTTATATTGAAAAACATAGCAGAAGACCTTCGGAATTGCTTACCTCTAGAAACCATGCTTTCTTCAGAACATCTAGCTCTCCAAAAA ATACAGCAGCAGCCAGAACCCACAGTTCACGTTGATGCATTCCTTTATGATGAAGACTTTATTGATTCATTATGTGAGGAAGGAAAAATGAGCAGAAACTACTGTATGGTGTGCGGCTCACATCGGACGGCACCTCTAG GGTTTATTTCTCATTCCTTCTCTCTCATGGAATTGAAATTCATTTATCATCACGTACTCCCTGATCTGTCGGGAAAGGTCTTGGTTGACGTTGGCTCCAGGCTTGGCACCGTCCTTTATGGG GGTTATCTTTACAGTTCAGCATCACAACTATATGGAGTAGAACTGAATGGAGACTTTTGCCAGTTGCAGGAAATGATCATAAAAAAGTATCAGTTCACTGACAGAATAaag GTGCTTCATGCAGACGTTTGTACACAAGGTTTACTTCTGCAGAATGCTGATGTTATTATAATGAATAATGTCTTCGAATATTTTCTTAATGAGACAGAACAGGCCAG ATATCACCTCTGCTGCATATGCTTTTGtcatcctcatttttaa